A window of Ardenticatenales bacterium genomic DNA:
ATGATGGGGAGCGTGCCGGCATTTTCCGCCACATACGCCACAATCTCCAGACTACGCGCGCGCAAAGGCCGCCCACTCAGCCCGCCCGCCTCCGCCCGCGCCGCGCTGCGCAGCCCTGGGCGGGCAATCGTCGTATTCGTAGCAATGATGCCGCTGATCGCGCACGCCCGCGCCGCCGCCAGAATCTGGTCCAATTCATCCCAGGTGAGGTCGGGGGCGATTTTCACCAGCAGGGGGCGGGGCGGGACAACGTGGCGCGTAGCCAGCGCCCCGTTCGCCGCGGAAATGCCCCGCAGCAGACCGTCCAGATAATCCCCTCCCTGCAGCCGACGCAAATCGGGCGTGTTCGGCGAGCTAACGTTGACGGCCAGGTAGTCGGCATAGGGAAAAACAGCCTCCATCACCGCCACGTAATCCGCCAGCGCCGCCTCCAACGGCGTTTCCTTCTGTTTACCCAGGCTCACGCCCACCACAAAAGAGCGCGGGGCACGGCGCAGCGCCTGCAAGCGCGGCAGGGTGGCCTGCACGCCCCCGTTGGGGAACCCCATGCGATTGATGATGGCGTTGTCTTTGGCCAGGCGAAAGACGCGGGGGCGCGGGTTACCCGCCTGCGGGCGCGGCGTCAGCGTACCCACCTCGACGTGGCCAAAACCCAACGCCCCCAATCCCACGGCCACGCGCGCGTCTTTGTCAAAGCCGGCAGCCACGCCGAGGACGTTGGGGAATGTAAGGCCAAACAGCGTGACGGGTTGGTCCGGCACCGCGCCACGAATAGCGGCAAGGAAAGCGCGTCCCACGGCAGTGCGCTGGGCCAGTGCCAGGGCGGTCAACGTGCGTTCGTGGGCGGTTTCCGCGTCCATGCGACGCAGCCAGGGGAAAATCAGGGTTTGGTACGGGTTCATGGGAATATAATGGGTGAATGGGTGAGTTCACTGAAAAAACCGGGTTTTTCGAGTGCCCGGCCAAAATTACCAGAGTGGTTCATGTGTAAAAACCCGGTTTTTGGCCTTTTCGATTGGGCGCGTTTATGGTGCGGTTCTTTCGTGACCTCCGGTCGTGTTACGTCAAGTCGGAAGCGCGGGGAACGCGCTGTAGGACAAGACGCTGTTTTGTCTGGTCAATTCGCTGAATTGACCTACCATTTCCTGTCAAAATACGCTTGCCAGGACAGTAGTTTACTCCATCAGGCGCCGCTTAAAAACAGCGTTGCATTTTCACCCGATGGCTACTGACACAATTCCGTCAGCCTGTTTGCCGGCAACCACGCAACGCAAAACTGCCCCTCTCCCAGGTATGTGGGAGAGGGGCAGGGGCAAGTTGCGGGTAGGCAGGAACGCCGTTCCTAAAGGAGCGGCGTTCCTCACAATTAGGGCGTTTAGTTTGGTGTGCAGTCCAGCGTCAGATTTTGCGTGGTGGTGTCGTAGAGGAAGGCGCAGGCGTAGAGGCCCTGGGGGACGTTGAAGGCGGTGTTGATGGTGTTGGTGTAACAGGCGGGCAGGTTTGTCTGGAACAAGGTCATGGTTTGGGCGTTGGTGGGGTTGTAGAGGAAGATGCGGAAGTATTTGCCCGTGTCGCCGGTGGCGTAGCTGGCGGTGAGGGGATTGTAGGTAACGTTGACGGCGGTGGGGTCGCAGGGGGGCGGGGTGGGCGTCATGGTGGGTTGGGGCGTGGGGGTTGGCGTGGGCGTGCCGCAGCCGATGAGGGGATCGTCGATCTGGCCGCGAATTTCGCCGCCGGGGAAGGCGGTGGTATGAATGTTGACGTAGGAGAGGCCGGCGAGGAGGTTGGCTTCCTGGTCTTCGGTGTAGGTGATGCTGCCGATTTTGGGATTGCCGGCAGGAAGGGGGTAGAGAATGCCGGCATTTGTTCCCGGCGGCGCAAATCCATGAATGTGGGCGGCGGTCTCCGTACCCTGCAAGCCGGCGTAGCTGATGTTATAGCTCAACTGGTTCAAGACCGTGTCAATGACAACCACGCCATTGCCGGTGGCCGGGCTGCCATTGGGCGGCACTTCCTCCGCGCCGCTGAGAGTAAAGGAGAAGGAAACACACTGAGATGCCGGCAGCGCCACCGCCTGCGCCTGGCCTACCTGGCGCGCTTGAGCGGCAAGCAAAAAAAGGAGCAAGAAAAGAGAAAAGGGGACAACTAAATGCGTGAAACGGGTATGAATCAAGCGATTCCGCGAGATCATCGTTTTCCTCCTGAGCGTTGTGCTCGATAAGAAAGGTAATGGGGGATTGACAGCACGCGCCAAGTATAACGAAAGCTGATTTTCCGACCGACGGGACCGGCAAAAAACCTCATCATTCCCTCATAATTGTTGGAAAAATAAGAATAATGTCCGCAAACATGACTCAAAATACCCAAATGAACCAATCAAACCATCAAACCGGTGTTGGTTTTCAAGAGCAGAAACACGCTGTACAATAGGGATACTTCGACGTGCGGGCCTGCTTCACGTTGCTCTGGTTCGATTCCCCGAACACTTGACGCAAATCTCGCGTCACTATTCCCGCTATCTTTCCGTCATCACGAAATCCATCTCCGCCGCAACAAAACGATACGCTCGCATGATCCCTATGGCTTGCTCATTTTGGGCGGCAAGCCGCATTTGTCTATCTTCAACTAAAAAGCACGCAACGATTCAGCCTCTGGGATATAGGGTCCTAGAGATCTTCCCGGAAACTCAATTTCAAGCCCAAAGCCACTCATCTAGCGTCAACACCGTTTCCGGGAAGGTGGTCGTGAATAGTTGCAAAAGCACAACAATTGCAAAGGAGTTCTTATGTCCGCTTCAAAAGCCCGTCGCCTTCTGCTTGTGTTGGTTCTCGCCATCCTGGGAACCGCACTCCTGTTCATGCGCTCTGGTCCGACTACGGAAACGGTCGCCCGCCAGCAGGCGTTGCAATCATTTGCTCCCGTGGGGGCGAGCAACGACAATGCCGATGCGCAGCCTGCTGCCGGCACGGAACAAGTGTCGCCCATCGTCGTAAATCTGGCGGACATTCCCGCTAATGTGTATGACCCAAACAATCAATATGATCGCTGGCAGCGAGGTGAAATTGACCTGGCCGAACATGAGGGGATCGTCAGCGCGGCAGCCCTGGAAGCCATGCAGGCCGAATCGCGCAAGCTGCCACCGGCGGCGGGGATCAGCCAGGCTGTCACTGGGCCGGGGTTGGATGCGCCCAATGCCGGCATTAGCTTCGCCAGCCTCGACTACACCCAATGTTGCGGCGGCGGCGGCAACGTCCCTCCCGACCCCGAACTGGCGGCTGGCCCCAACCACCTCATCGCCGTCGTTAACGTCGCCTTCCAAATCTACAACACCAGCGGGACCGCGCTCACCGGTCCCATCACGTTTGCCAGTTTCATGAGCGCCGATCCCAACTGCACCGGCGTCTTCGACCCCAACGTCCTCTACGACGAATCCGCCGACCGCTTCATTTTGGGAATCGACGCCAATGGCACGGACTATTGCCTGGCCGTTTCCCAATCCGGAAACCCCACCGGCTCCTGGTATCTCTACTCTTTTAGCACCGTCTCCGGGCGGCGCGACTTCTTCGACTATCCCCACGCCGGCGTAGGCCGCGACGCCATCTACATGGGGGCCAACATCTTCCGCGGCAATCAGTTCAAAGAAGGTCGCGTTTGGGCCTTTGACAAAGCCGCTATGTATGCCGGCGCATCCGCCAGCGCCGTGAGCGTCGGCCTGGGCGTTGCCGAGGACACGCCCCAGCCGCTCAATCTGCACGGTTGGGCACAGGGAACCTGGCCCAGCAGCGGCCCGCACTATTTCCTCACGGAAACCAACTACAATGGACGCGACTACACCGTCTTTTCCTGGAACGATCCTTTTGGCGCGAACAACTTTAGCGCCGTCGGAACCGTCGATTTGCAGGCAGCCACCGGTGTAACTGCCGGCATGCCTCTCGACGTCCCCCAATCAGGCGGCAGCAATGTACAGGCCAACGACTTCCGCCCGCAAGACTTTGAGTATCGCAATGGTTATGGTTGGACCGTGCAAACGATTGCCTGCAACCCCGGTAGCGGCACAGTAGACTGCATCCGTTGGGCGCAAATCAATCCCGCCACGGCCACCGTCGTGGATGCGGGCGTCTACGCCAGTAATGGGCAGTACCGCTTCTTCGGCGATCTGGCGGCCAACCACTGCAATGACATGGTCGTCGGCTACACCAAATCCAGCACCAGCATGTTCCCCGCCGTCTGGTACACCGGGCGAGAAAGCGGCGATCCTGCCGGCACGCTCCAGGCGGAAGCGCAACTCAAAGCAGGTGAAATCACCTATACCGCCTTCGACAGCGTACCCCGCCGCTGGGGCGACTATACGGAAATGACCATTGGCCCCGATGGCGTCACGTTCTGGTATCTGGGTGAATACAGCAAGAATACGGGAACCAGCAACGGGCGCTGGGGTACTTACATTGGCTCATTCAACTACCCCAATTGCAGTGGAGGCCCGCTGCCCACGCCCACCCCGCCGGCGCCAACCCCCACCGCCCCGCCGCCCACGCCCTCACCCACGCCCGATCCCAACAGCACGATGCACGTGGGCGACCTGGATGGCAGCAGCACGCCGGCCAATCGCGGTCGCTGGAACGCCACCGTCACCATCACCGTTCACGACGCCGGCGATTCGCCTCTGGCGAATGCCACGGTCTCCGGCGATTGGAGTGGGGGCGCGTCTGGCTCAGACTCCTGCACCACCGATGGCAACGGGCAATGCTCCGTGAGCAAAAACAATATCAAAGGGAACCAGAGCAGCGTCACCTTCACCGTCACATCCGTGACGGAAGGCACGCACACCTACAACGCCAACGCCAACCATGATCCTGATGGCGACAGCAACGGCACGGCCATCACCGTTTTGCAGCCGTAACATAGAGGGACCGGAGTCGAGGCTTTAGCCGGGTTTAACCCTTATGTGGGTCGGCTGAAGCCTCCACTCCTGAAACGCCAGAGGCCAGCGGCTGAAACCATATAGGGGGACCGGAGTCGAGGCTTTAGCCGGGTTTAACCCTTATGTGGCTCGGCTGAAGCCCCCACTCCTGAAACGCCAGAGGCCAGTCACGAACAATTATTCAGCCACCGCCTGGTCCGTGGGCTTGGGTTGATACCGGTAGCCCAACATGCGCAGGCCATTGAGTGAAACGAGGACGGTGCTGCCTTCGTGCCCGACCACGCTCAAGGGCAGTGCCAGGTTAAAGCCCAACACGGACAAGATGAGGACCAGGATCATGCCGATGGCGAATGTGAGGTTTTGCAGCAGGGTTTTGCGCGTCTGGCGGCTGAGGGCGATGACGTAGGGAATGTTGTTCAGGTCATCGGCCATGAGGACGACTTCGGCGCTTTCCAGAGCCACGTCCGTGCCGGCCGCGCCCATGGCAATGCCGATCTCCGCCAGCGCCAGCGCCGGGGCGTCGTTGACGCCATCGCCGACCATGGCGACGGGGCCGTATTTCTGACCCAATTCCTTGATGATGTTCATCTTGTCTTCGGGCATGAGGCCGGCATGGACTTCGTCTAAGCCGACTTCGCGGGCGATGGCCTGGGCGACGCGGGGGTTGTCGCCCGTGAGCATGACGATGTGGGCCACGCCAAGGGCTTTAAGCTGCCGCACGACGGCGGCGGCGTCCGGTCGCAGGATATCGGCGATGCCAATGACGCCCAGCAAATGCGCTTTTCCATCTTTCATGCGTGCGATGATGACGGCGGTTTTGCCGGCATCGTGCAACGCCGCCATCACCCCTTCCACCTCAGCCCCATTCTCCACATCAAAAGCCGCGAAATAGCGCTGGTTGCCCACGGCAATCCGCTCCCCATCCACCTGCGCCCGCACACCCAGGCCCGTCTCCGACTGAAAATCCTTCACTTCCGGCAGTGCCAGATTCCGCTGCTGCGCCGCCTGCGTAATTGCCTGCGCCAGCGGATGCTCTGATTTTGCCTCCACCGCCGCCGCCAGGCGCAGCAATTCCGCCTCCGACTCCCGCGCATCCGGCAGCCGGATAACGTCCGTCATCGCCGGTCGCCCCACCGTCAGCGTTCCCGTCTTATCAAACGCGATCACCTGGATGGTCGCCGCCTGCTCCACGTAAGCGCCACCCTTAAACAGCACACCGCGCCGTGCCCCATTACCAATCGCCGACAACACCGTGGCCGGCGTGCTGATAACGAGCGCGCAAGGTGAAGCAGCCACCATCAACGTCATGGCGCGATAAAACGCGCTGGAAAACGACTGCCCCAGAATCAAAACGGGAATCGCAATCGCCAGCGCCGTCATGATTATCACGCCCAGCGCATAATACTGCTCCGCCGTGTCAATAAACCGCTGCGTTTTGGCCTTCTCGCTTTGCGCTTCCTCCACCAACTTAATGAGCCGGGCAATCGTCGAGTCCTGCGCCAGGCGCGTCACGCGCACCTCCAGCCCGCCCTGCTGATTAATCGATCCGGCCAGCACCGTATCCCCCACCTCCTTGCGCACGGGGATGGACTCTCCGGTGATGGCGGACTGGTCCAGGCTGCTCGTTCCCTCGACGATTTCGCCATCTAGC
This region includes:
- a CDS encoding Ig-like domain-containing protein, with translation MSASKARRLLLVLVLAILGTALLFMRSGPTTETVARQQALQSFAPVGASNDNADAQPAAGTEQVSPIVVNLADIPANVYDPNNQYDRWQRGEIDLAEHEGIVSAAALEAMQAESRKLPPAAGISQAVTGPGLDAPNAGISFASLDYTQCCGGGGNVPPDPELAAGPNHLIAVVNVAFQIYNTSGTALTGPITFASFMSADPNCTGVFDPNVLYDESADRFILGIDANGTDYCLAVSQSGNPTGSWYLYSFSTVSGRRDFFDYPHAGVGRDAIYMGANIFRGNQFKEGRVWAFDKAAMYAGASASAVSVGLGVAEDTPQPLNLHGWAQGTWPSSGPHYFLTETNYNGRDYTVFSWNDPFGANNFSAVGTVDLQAATGVTAGMPLDVPQSGGSNVQANDFRPQDFEYRNGYGWTVQTIACNPGSGTVDCIRWAQINPATATVVDAGVYASNGQYRFFGDLAANHCNDMVVGYTKSSTSMFPAVWYTGRESGDPAGTLQAEAQLKAGEITYTAFDSVPRRWGDYTEMTIGPDGVTFWYLGEYSKNTGTSNGRWGTYIGSFNYPNCSGGPLPTPTPPAPTPTAPPPTPSPTPDPNSTMHVGDLDGSSTPANRGRWNATVTITVHDAGDSPLANATVSGDWSGGASGSDSCTTDGNGQCSVSKNNIKGNQSSVTFTVTSVTEGTHTYNANANHDPDGDSNGTAITVLQP
- a CDS encoding CHRD domain-containing protein; its protein translation is MISRNRLIHTRFTHLVVPFSLFLLLFLLAAQARQVGQAQAVALPASQCVSFSFTLSGAEEVPPNGSPATGNGVVVIDTVLNQLSYNISYAGLQGTETAAHIHGFAPPGTNAGILYPLPAGNPKIGSITYTEDQEANLLAGLSYVNIHTTAFPGGEIRGQIDDPLIGCGTPTPTPTPQPTMTPTPPPCDPTAVNVTYNPLTASYATGDTGKYFRIFLYNPTNAQTMTLFQTNLPACYTNTINTAFNVPQGLYACAFLYDTTTQNLTLDCTPN
- a CDS encoding quinone-dependent dihydroorotate dehydrogenase yields the protein MNPYQTLIFPWLRRMDAETAHERTLTALALAQRTAVGRAFLAAIRGAVPDQPVTLFGLTFPNVLGVAAGFDKDARVAVGLGALGFGHVEVGTLTPRPQAGNPRPRVFRLAKDNAIINRMGFPNGGVQATLPRLQALRRAPRSFVVGVSLGKQKETPLEAALADYVAVMEAVFPYADYLAVNVSSPNTPDLRRLQGGDYLDGLLRGISAANGALATRHVVPPRPLLVKIAPDLTWDELDQILAAARACAISGIIATNTTIARPGLRSAARAEAGGLSGRPLRARSLEIVAYVAENAGTLPIIGVGGIATAGDARAMLDAGASLLQLYTGMVYHGPGIAGHILRALNE
- the cadA gene encoding cadmium-translocating P-type ATPase encodes the protein MQKTVNGRLQDTHEEEESCLDLIQDAVADQPGIVQVQVDTRQEKFSLAYDPQQVSESDINQVMHDVGPILRQRWDSCVMRLGKQGGRACESCALALENRLRQVDGVQRATASYMGGALTVYYDQKIISPDQIRQRVRALGAPLVTEAAAEVAAIPPDIFSRLRAWLGTDQAEIIFTIITFIGMAVGFITRRLDVALVPTVAYAVAYVTGGYYGLVAGLQSLRHRTIDVDLLMVLAALGAALVNAPFEGVMLLFLFSLSNVLQSLAMDRTRSAIRSLMKLRPNEALVRRGGRTMELPIEQIFVGDLMIVRPGDRIPLDGEIVEGTSSLDQSAITGESIPVRKEVGDTVLAGSINQQGGLEVRVTRLAQDSTIARLIKLVEEAQSEKAKTQRFIDTAEQYYALGVIIMTALAIAIPVLILGQSFSSAFYRAMTLMVAASPCALVISTPATVLSAIGNGARRGVLFKGGAYVEQAATIQVIAFDKTGTLTVGRPAMTDVIRLPDARESEAELLRLAAAVEAKSEHPLAQAITQAAQQRNLALPEVKDFQSETGLGVRAQVDGERIAVGNQRYFAAFDVENGAEVEGVMAALHDAGKTAVIIARMKDGKAHLLGVIGIADILRPDAAAVVRQLKALGVAHIVMLTGDNPRVAQAIAREVGLDEVHAGLMPEDKMNIIKELGQKYGPVAMVGDGVNDAPALALAEIGIAMGAAGTDVALESAEVVLMADDLNNIPYVIALSRQTRKTLLQNLTFAIGMILVLILSVLGFNLALPLSVVGHEGSTVLVSLNGLRMLGYRYQPKPTDQAVAE